TGAACGTCAAATTATGCAGCACGCCCACACAGTTTTCCACAGACTGGGCACACAGGGAGGAAAAGAATGGGTAAAAAGCATCAAACTTAACCAAAGCGATACATTCTAGtctcaagcttttattttgtaatgtttgtGTTAAAGCAACAGTAGACTTTAATTCATAATAATATAAATGGAGAACATTGTATGTATTTTTGTTACCTCACTGTATGAAGTGTATAAAGGATTTCACTGAGCTTCTCTTAAAGTTACTCAAGCTTCAGCTGCATTTGTTTATCTTCTTATCCTGTCTTCATTTACCTAAAGGTTTTGAATATTATTGCGCCCTAGAAAAGATACTTGCAGTACCTTACAAGAGCAACTATAATTGTTTCTTCTCACCAGATCATTAGGTCTTTCTGCAGACAcgcattttttaatgtaactgacTAAAGAATTGATCAATTGGGGTTGTGTCCTCATGGAATGTCGGCTGTTTCCCCGAGCACTGCTGAGGTTTCTGTGGATCAAAAACAAGCTTATTTAATGCACTGATGATTTAGAGAATTAATACAAGCCTGAACACTTCaaataacaaaagtaaatgCCAAGTGGTTaattcttttaataaaattatCAAAGTTATATGGCTAATATCAGTGTCGACATtataaattgatttaatttcaattcACAAGTTcacgattcaattcaattctgaggagtttttttatttaaaaccaatTGTATTTGGCAATAAAGTAAAACCAGTAAATACTATCTTAATAAATGAAGATCTTTCATGAATGAAATTATAATGCATTAAAAATTAGTGAAAGCATGTCTTTGTCttaataaaagcaagaattACTGTAATAAATCAGTTTGTGActgtaataaatacatttcttcgATAAAAATCAACACAGTATGGATTAAACCATTTTGGCTCAAGACAAGGacacataaatgttttttcgATAAAGGATGAAATAGTAAAATGAATGTGGCTACACTTAACTGAAAGATCAACTGTCAAACTAAATTGCTGATTATTTTCCCTAATGGGCAAATCACAAAATACAGATCTTCTGTAGTGAGATTTCCTGCCAACCAACAACAGAACAAACAACTGAAAAGCACTTCTGTTCATTTATATTATTCTGCTCAAAGAGAATAAATTCTGAAAGAAGACAATCATTGGCCAAAGTCATGGTATGCGCTCTGCTTTAGCcatgtattattttattgtttgatttaCCGAAGACATCCTGTAGCGTGATAAAAGACATCGGAGTCCCGTTCTGAGCTTTTGGTGTGGTTGGCTGTGTCAGGCGAGATGACACGTTCCATCAAGACAGGGAGAGCACTTTTCAGCAGCTCAGGTCTCAGGTTGTCTGATGAGGACAAATTCCACAAAAGGCCTGGAGAGAAACAGAGAAACGTGAGCTGCTCGGTCCATGCCTTCATTCCACACTGATTCACTCTGAAGTTATTAGTTGACATTTTGTCTTGATATTAAACATTgtcagaacattttcttttctcaacctgttttttttaatcaacatgcATGTTTCTTTGCCTGTGGtaacacaaaatgtaactaCATTTTCAGCAGGAACTTTCAGCCACAAAAATCGAATTAAATTTGATtgcaatattttaaaatctttgagtCACGTAGTTGACCCACATGGGAAAGTGTTCCCCAAAGGGCAGCATTGTGTTTCTCAAAGTGCCAGGACCAACAGGATTGTGTTACACTTCACACTGGCACTCTCTGTCTGACTTGTTGGTTTGGTTTTgctgtgtgcatgcatgtatcAGGGTGAGCCCAGATTTCCCTCAGTTCTAACATGTACCTGTTAGCTGTTTGTGCAGGTCAACAGAGTCTGACGCTTTGAGCTGCTCCACAGCCTTTGTGATGCCTCCGCAGCGATGGATCTCCTCCTTATTactgtcacttttaaaagacaaGTTACGCAGCGCCGCAGAGGCCGTCAGACTTACTCTGGCGCTGGAGCTGCACATCAGAGCTACTAGCGCCGGGATGCCCCTCAAGTGTAAAACCTGTAACGTAGAAAGGTTTTAGGATTAACTACAGGGAAACTCGTGAGTTCAAAAACAAGagcaaatacttaaaaaatattcaatactaCGTCTACTACATTAGGCGTTGGTTATTTTGTAGGGGTGTTTGAAGCCACGATTCCAGTGTCGTGGGaatatggagagaaaaaagtcttcctggatttttgtgtgtgtgtgtaatacttGATTTGTAACTTGTGCCTGCCTGTTTGTGTGTAACTTtggatttgtgtgtgcgtaaaaCTTGATTTGTAACTCATATCATACTTCGTGTACTGTGTACACTCAAATGTCGAAAAcgtacaaatacaaaatacaatttaCGCTCACACAACTTGAAATTACAGCAGAATATCTATGTACAAATTCAAAACGGCTCCTACGCATACATATCTTTAAAAGGTACACACAAATAAATCGCctgataaaaacagacaaaaccacAAAGTGGTGCATACTATTTAAAGATCTGTATGCATAGGAGCCGTTTTGAATTCCTATATAGTTTTAAGATGCTTTAATTCAAAGTTGTGCGTAAATTGTATTTCGTATTCGTAAATTCTTGATATTTGAGTGTACATATGAATAGAAATGTATTGTATGAGTTACAAATCAAGATTTACGCACACAAAAAACCAGTGAGACTATTTTTTCTGCATATGGGAATTTCCCTAGATGTCTGTGTGGaaaactgtacatcaatactGACTAGATTAGAAAATAGGCATTGCGTttgaatagaattttttttaaatttaaattaagtttgtataaatcatccaagttttaACTATCAGAACACAAATAGTCTACGTGAAATGTTAATACTTATTAGGTTTGTACCTCAGCAAAGGGAGGACATCATATTCTgcgtaaaaatttaaaaagaaattagtaAAGGTGTGTCTAAATTgtattaaaatccagggcactagatagtgtTTTAGGGGTTAGGGAGCCGCAACGGAATTCAGACATTAGCcaataaaatgcttttattttgaaaaaaatctaaaaggtgTTTTGTATTAAagttaaagtaaagttttttttgatcCAACTGTTTACTTCCTACATGCTGCTGCCAACAAAATGCTCTCCAAATCCTGCCTACGCCTAATTAATGTGTGTTTCTTACTCAGCATTACACTCAACTTTTAATCTCAGTAACAAAAGGACACACCTCATCTGTGTTACCGTTTTCTAAACTTTCACACACAGCTCCTGTTCTGCAGATagactaaaaaaaatcacttaagcTACTCTAATGGTTTTTAATtagctttaaataaaacaagttttctGTTGTTGAAACATAACCAATCGGGGCATCTCTTCAGACACAGTTGAGATCATAAACATCTTTTTAGAAAACCACAATGTATTTGTTTGTGCAAATGGCAAATGGCAGTAAACTCTAAAATACATATGGCGGACTAATTTTGGCAATTGCCTATAGATCTTCAATTATCCCAGGTAAAGGTGCTTCTTAAGCAGAAATAATGAGATAAAGtgaagacataaaaaatgagGTGAACTACCTCCTCTTTAGCGTTGTCATCAGTATAGGTTCTGTGCTGGATGTAGGAAGTGCCGCAGTACTGATAATGCTCATTCTCACTGCTGAGAAACTCAACAGCCTCCTTCATGGTAATATCTGCGATGCCACTGTTTCCATTCATCCTGTGAGGaattacaaaaatattaaaagtcaACTAAATAAATAGAAGCATAACATTCTGATTAAACTTATATTCATGAGACAACAGAAGAATTGGAACCCTGTTGGGTTATTTTCCACTAACCCAGAGTGTCCTTTGCTCTTGGACGTAGATTCGATCACAGAAGGTCTTGACTGTGTTCTGTTGACGTTAGTCTTACTGTAAATGAACTGGCCATTCATTTTGGTCTTAGCAGAGCCGTTTGCAAGATGCAGAGGCTGAGGATGTGGGATGGAGCCAGTGATATACTGACTGGTGCTCCTCTGTGCCAAGTAGTTGCTGGTTTTGGAGACGTTTCTCTGTGGCGGGACAGTGGGTTGTACCACGGAGCGCCGGCAGACCAGATCCGGCTCGCTGCGACTGGTGTTTCTCTGCCCCACTGGTGGGACATCCCCAGGGCCATAGCGTCTCTCATGGTGATAGGCAGACGCATATTTTTTGGCAGCGGACACTTTGGCACTGTTGGCTATCTGTCTGTTAATGTTTTTCTCAAACATGTGCTGCAGAgtcaagagagaaaaaaatagtttgctgTATAAAGTATAAGcagccacaaaaaacacaatttcaattcAAGTTGCAAAAGATTATTTTAGTATAAAACCCTTTGGTGCAATGACTGGCACCTCATTTTAGAGGGTTAcatctttctttaatttttttttctttcaaagattCTGGGTGATCTGTAAACAGCTTTTGCACATTAAaaaattttatttcatgtaaTATTTATCTATTTCAGAAAATCtattactttttcaattaaaagttaAAGAATAACACCCATATTATGAAAATCTAATTTGTAATTTTTCTAGATTTCAACATATTTTCACATAAGAACTAAAATGAGAGAAAACATAGCTGTATAAACAATTGGACCTTTCAGAAATCAATCTACATCAAGTCTTTGGCAGAACAGGTTTGTGGAAGAATTTCACTAAAAAGAGTGAATTTCTGTGGGTTTCCATAGAAGCTTTATGAAGGGCTGTTCTGCACATCAAGcggaaaaacaatacaaaagcCCCTCTGTTGTGTCTGAACTCCTTATACACTCTCAGATGGACGTTTGTAGAAGCAGAAACGTTTTTCAATAGGAGAAGATTTCCAGCAAAAAGGAGGAATTTTTCTGCAAAGTCATAAATCATATGTTGGTTGTAAGCATTTTATGGCCCTTCGGCTTGTCTTGTTTTACACAGAATAATCATGTTTAAAGATTTAACAACAGGAAATGGaatccaaaacattttaaagcaacaaactaaaaaaataaaaatcacctcGTGTTATTACATATTACATATTACATCCTAGAAGAAAGGGGtcatatttgaaaacaaaaaacatttctgaaagttAAAtagcaaataattaaaaaaaaaattgactttaGACATTTACCATTCTGTAAGGTAACTTTGTGTAAATATATCATAAACtgagtaaaattgtttttatgcaaaataaTAGGCACTTATATATCTAAAAATGATTATATAAGTGAAATGCAGCTGTTTAGCACATACAGTGACTCCAACAAATCAAGGGTAGCTCATATTTCTCCCTATCTAATCTAAACTGTGAATAATTTATAACTTTATGAAAACTTATCTttaagacaacaaaaaagatcatttgttATTCACTGCAGGCTCTCCACTCATCAACGAAAAAAAGACCATATGTTTCACACATCAAACAAATTTCAACTCACACTTTTTGAGTATCCATTGCCATAAAAGAGGCTTCCATTGAACGAAATCGACTTTGCAGAATCCACAAACACAGAGTCATCCAAAGGGCCTGGGGAGAAATGTCAGCTTTTATCAGGTGTTATCTTATGTACAGAACACATCTTATTAGAAGCAGAAGATTTATTgtctttgaaaggaaaaaaagatcatgGCAGTAAAACTTTATGACCTTTTAGAGTAAAGTAAAGAGAGAGTAAAGAGACAAGGGACAGAAAAACTATAGATTTGACAATCGGCAGCAGCATATAAGCAGAGTTTTCTTAACATTTAACGCGACAATTATATATTGAAAAGATaaatttttagtttatttgtgtgcaaaaatgttttgtttttctttttctaaaaccaTAGCACTAAATAGACTTGACAAAACAGCGGTGGCCCTGCAGGAGCCCCGTCCTGCTCTTACTGGTTGGGGACAGAGGCGCAGATccgctcctgctgctgctgctgaggagCCTGGACTTGGTCCTCCTGACCGTCAGCACTTGCTCCCGGACCCGCTGCTCCCCCGTCAGCTGCTTGTGGCGGGACGGCAGAGCCAGCGACGTGTCGTCCACGTTTACCAGCGCCGTGACACTTTTCAGCGCGTCCAAAGTCGACATGTTGACCTGCGTCCGGACGATCTGAAAATGGAGAGGCGGACGGGAGTTTGTGCCGAgtgagggaaagaaaaaaaaaagaaaaaaacagcgcACCTTGCCCTGTCCTGCGCCAAGAGGAAGACCGCGCCCAGGAAGACACAATAGACCTGAAAGACTGGACTGCCGCTCACTCtcgttttctgtctttctttctgcGTGCCTGGACGCATATGTC
The nucleotide sequence above comes from Oryzias latipes chromosome 5, ASM223467v1. Encoded proteins:
- the LOC101168700 gene encoding plakophilin-1; amino-acid sequence: MSTLDALKSVTALVNVDDTSLALPSRHKQLTGEQRVREQVLTVRRTKSRLLSSSSRSGSAPLSPTSPLDDSVFVDSAKSISFNGSLFYGNGYSKSHMFEKNINRQIANSAKVSAAKKYASAYHHERRYGPGDVPPVGQRNTSRSEPDLVCRRSVVQPTVPPQRNVSKTSNYLAQRSTSQYITGSIPHPQPLHLANGSAKTKMNGQFIYSKTNVNRTQSRPSVIESTSKSKGHSGMNGNSGIADITMKEAVEFLSSENEHYQYCGTSYIQHRTYTDDNAKEEVLHLRGIPALVALMCSSSARVSLTASAALRNLSFKSDSNKEEIHRCGGITKAVEQLKASDSVDLHKQLTGLLWNLSSSDNLRPELLKSALPVLMERVISPDTANHTKSSERDSDVFYHATGCLRNLSSARGNSRHSMRTQPQLINSLVSYIKKCVSAERPNDLSVENCVGVLHNLTFNLEKEAPGLFSRMLTLANTPTPKDNTSIMSCFSSPNKGPELEPCFDYPVVEESQASGAGWLIHSTTLSSYLSLLKTSQREETQEACCGAMRNLTAQEGTVSNVVSHIIVKKLDGMKILSPLVRSSKVNLQKNILTLINYMMKNPDLKSTIGVKALPELLDLIGQGPSGAHDSDDNLALACQTAGCLITKEPKMSKKYLKDKLIKSLTGLSNNQFMPKSKKAASILLYIIWSDKDLQSFLKKEGMTKSTFVNDITMEAYRSAQIVD